One Deltaproteobacteria bacterium genomic window carries:
- a CDS encoding HNH endonuclease, protein MLNTGVLVLNRAFFPVHVTNVRRAFCLLYSGLARAINSQYEMFDFQSWSELSVHAHDEAVGLVGRVIRVPRVVVLVAYDRVPKRTVRFSRHNIFVRDRNTCQYCGKAHPRSDLNLDHVIPRSRGGNTTWENIVCSCLPCNKKKGGMLPEEAGLRTIARPARPRWTPEYAFSLRGPVHREWLPFLNLVDFTYWNLELER, encoded by the coding sequence ATGCTGAACACCGGCGTGCTGGTCCTCAACCGGGCCTTTTTCCCTGTCCATGTCACGAATGTCCGCAGGGCGTTCTGCCTTCTCTATTCCGGGCTAGCGCGCGCTATCAATTCTCAGTATGAAATGTTCGATTTCCAGTCGTGGAGCGAGCTGTCCGTCCACGCGCACGACGAGGCCGTGGGCCTTGTGGGAAGAGTGATCAGGGTCCCGAGGGTCGTCGTGCTGGTGGCCTACGACCGTGTTCCCAAGCGAACCGTGCGTTTCAGCAGGCACAACATTTTCGTAAGGGACCGGAACACTTGCCAATATTGCGGGAAGGCGCATCCGAGGAGCGATCTGAACCTGGACCATGTCATCCCGAGGTCCCGGGGCGGGAATACCACGTGGGAAAACATAGTCTGCAGCTGCCTCCCGTGCAACAAGAAAAAGGGAGGCATGTTGCCGGAAGAGGCAGGGCTGCGGACGATCGCCCGTCCCGCACGCCCCCGATGGACGCCGGAATACGCCTTTTCCCTCCGGGGGCCGGTCCACCGTGAATGGCTGCCCTTCCTGAACCTCGTGGACTTCACGTACTGGAACCTCGAACTCGAAAGGTGA
- the aroE gene encoding shikimate dehydrogenase — MSRQARAGGQARTRVETLLFIAGHPVSHSLSPAMHNAAIRRLGLPLRYIGFDIPPGLMADFLRVIRAGNFLGGNITIPHKEEAASLADERSDAVEACGAANVIRVKGGRLFADNTDGRGFLDATAGEGWGRRFGRVVILGAGGSAKGIAYELCRNGAREVSILNRHPSRGEEIAAALSRRFTGTAFSFGELKPAKMVKEFQGTDLIVQCTSLGLRSEWEQFPLEGVEKGCRFADIIYRRGGTTLVRRLKKRGISAIDGLAMLAHQAARSFFIWTGKRVPGKDFLAVARKTLEAE; from the coding sequence GTGAGCCGTCAAGCGCGGGCGGGAGGGCAGGCCAGGACCAGGGTGGAAACCCTCTTATTCATAGCAGGCCATCCCGTCTCCCACTCGTTAAGCCCCGCGATGCACAATGCCGCCATCCGGCGGCTCGGCCTCCCGTTGCGATACATCGGCTTCGACATCCCCCCGGGGCTTATGGCGGATTTCCTCCGGGTCATCCGGGCGGGGAATTTCCTGGGAGGGAACATAACGATTCCGCACAAGGAAGAGGCTGCGTCCCTTGCCGACGAGCGGTCCGATGCGGTGGAGGCGTGCGGCGCCGCGAACGTTATCCGTGTAAAGGGCGGCAGGCTTTTCGCGGACAACACCGACGGACGGGGATTCCTGGACGCGACGGCGGGCGAGGGATGGGGGAGGCGCTTCGGGAGGGTGGTGATATTGGGAGCTGGAGGATCGGCTAAAGGGATAGCCTACGAGTTATGCCGCAACGGCGCAAGGGAGGTTTCGATTCTGAACCGCCATCCATCGAGGGGCGAGGAAATCGCCGCGGCGCTTTCCCGGCGCTTCACGGGAACGGCGTTTTCGTTCGGAGAACTGAAACCTGCTAAAATGGTTAAGGAATTCCAGGGGACGGACTTGATCGTCCAATGCACCTCATTGGGGCTGCGCAGCGAATGGGAACAATTTCCCCTGGAAGGAGTAGAGAAAGGCTGCAGATTTGCCGATATAATTTACCGGAGGGGCGGCACGACGCTCGTTCGCCGCTTGAAAAAGCGGGGGATTTCAGCGATCGACGGCCTGGCGATGCTGGCGCACCAGGCGGCGAGAAGTTTTTTCATCTGGACGGGCAAAAGGGTCCCCGGGAAGGACTTTCTGGCCGTCGCGCGGAAAACCCTTGAGGCCGAATGA